The Moorena producens PAL-8-15-08-1 genomic interval ATATAAGCTTTTGTTTCTTGAATAACTAAGTGAAGACCCAAGTTTTCTCCGTGTTCTTCTATGCCGAGAATTGCTGGATTGCCACCATCCGATCTTTCTTCTGTTTTTACCCAAGCTTCTACGGTAAAGCTGTTATTTGTAAGCCCCAGTTCTGTTGCATTTACCAATTTTATATAATTGTCAGTGCCATCGAACTGCAACACATTTCTGGAAGCCACCCCAGGAAAGTCTGTAACGGTTTGCCAATTAGCCTCTCCCTGCAAAGTACCGTTGTGTTCTCCCACTTCATCATAGATAGTATTTCCTCCAGATTGATTCAATGGCCAAAAGCTAACCGGTTGAGGAGGTTGAGGAGGTGGAGTTGTCGGGTCAAAGATATACTGATACCACTTACGGGCTTCGTTATAGCGTTGGTTAGCGTTTAAGGTGGAGGCAATTAAGAAAGGAATGTGGAAAAATATTTCCCAGAAGTAAGCCCCATAAGCCCCGTCAAAGTCGAGGTTGAGATTCTGGTTAAATTCTGGTGGAAAGTTTGATTCTTCGGATATCCTTTGAGACTCCAGGGAGAGCAAACCATCTAAACCTTCGGCAAACAGAGTATGATTGAAGTGCCGGATGGCGCTAGTAGTGAGGCGGGCAATGGGGGAAAGTTGATCAGCTTCAGATAAAGCTGAGAAAGCTTCGCTGCGGTTGTGCAGGGTAAAGGCTTCGGATTGGTTTTTGATAGGGGTAACGGTGGTATTGGTTGGAAGCTCGGGGTTAGAGGGTAAAAGACTGAAGCTGGGACTGGGGATAGAAAAAACATCCACTGCGTCCGAAGAAATACTGCCATCGCCGTAGCCCCCAGTGAAGATAGCTAGATTTCCTACTGTTGTTGCTGCTAAATATTGACGTCCCTGGGAAAGTTTGAGGTTGACTTCTTTTTTGACCAAAGTCCCATTTTGATATTCAAAAACATCCACTGTATCAACATAACTACCATGAGATTTACCCCCAGCGAAGATAGCGAGATTCCCTACTGTTGTTGCTGCTAAAAAAATACGTGCCACAGAAAGTTTGAGGTTGTGTTCTTTTTTTACCAAATTCCCGTCTTGGTATTCAAAAACATCCACTGCGTCTGAATCAAAATCATTGCCGCTACCCCCAGCGAAGATAGCTAGATTTCCTACTGTTGTTGCTGCATGAAATTTACGTCCCACAGAAAGTTTGAGGTTGTGTTCTTTTCTTTCCAAATTACCGTTTTTGTATTCAAAAACATCCACTACGTCCGATTCAACATTACCATCGATGCCCCCAGCGAAGATAGCTAGATTCCCTACTGTTGTTGCAGCTAAACTAATACGTGCCAACGAAAGTTCGAGGTTGTGTTCTTTTCTTTCCAAAGTCCCATTTTGGTATTCAAAAACATCCACTGCGTCCGAGAGATTCATACCCCTAGTGTTGCCCCCAGCGAAGATAGCTAGATTCCCCACTGTGGTTGCTACTAAAAAATTACGTCCCTCGGAAAGTTTAAGGTTGAGTTCTTTTCTTACCAAAGTCCCATCTTTGTATTCAAAAACATCCACTGTGTCCGACACGATTGTACTGTTATCGTCCCCAGCGAAGATAGCGAAATTACCTACTGTTGTCGCTGTTAAAAAACTACGTACCATCGAAAGTGTGAGGTTGAGTTCTTTTTTTAGGAAAGTCCCGTTTTGGTATTCAAAAACATCTACTACATCTGTACTTTGAACATTGCCGCGACCCCCAGCGAAGATAACTAGATTCCCTACTGTTGTCGCTGCTAAAGAAGCACGTGCCGAGGAAAGCTTTGGGCCATTATACCTTTCTATTAAATTTGTAATGTCTGGTAATAAATCACTAGCCATTGTTGCTTTCAATTCTGAGTCCGAATCTTTAATATTGTTCTTTCTTTCTTCAAAAAACGAGTCTTGTTTGGCATTAAATTCCGTTGCTAACACAGACTGCAAGCCGCCAAAGACACTTGTTATCAGTCCAGATTGGAGGCTTGGCTCTGGAACTACGATGGGGTAAACCTGCTGCCAAAAATCCTTGCCCAAGCTGGAATCGTCTACCTTCTCACTAATGTCTACATCTGTAACCAGGTCTTGGGGTGCCACCCATTTTTGACCGACGTCCTGAAATGAATACTTAATCGTTGCCTGGGTAATCTTATCCGTCTTACTTACATCATTTTCCTGGGGTTTTTCAATCTCCTTAGTCTCCACCCAAAAAACAAACAAACGATTAAACCCATAGACTGGTGCCAGATAATCCGAGTTAATTTGCAGGTCAATTTTTTGCCAATGTCCCCACAGGGGTTTATTATCAGAAGGTCGTTCGCAAGTTCGATAATAGAAGGTCTGGGGTTGAGTTAGGGTTTTGGCCAAAATAAACAACGTTTCGATGGGTTCGGGACTTTTTGGCGTTTGCACGAAAAAGCGACCGCTATCAACAATTTGCAGCTTTGCCAGTTCGGCCAACTTATCAAAATAATTGCGATAAGCTACTTCTACGGTAGCTGCGGTAATTTCCGACTGTAATAACTCATCCTGCAACTCCTTAAAAATCGGAGACGCATCCCGGCGCAAACTGGGGTCGATGTAGTTTTCCGGGTACAAAAACACCTTGCGGTTAGCTTCCCACAGGCGGTAATTCATAATCCATTCCCACCACACCGGGGGAATCGTCACCTCACTCACACCAGGTTCTATACCCATTTGACAGCGCTGCAAATAGGTTTGCACCGACAAAATTGCCAACTGAATGCGGGAGTTACAAGCACAACTGGTCATCTCCACATCCAGCAGCAGATATTCGGAAAGTTGGCGCAAATTTGCCATCTCTAGTTTCCACAACGCAAACTCAGAGAGAATTTGGCTTTGGCGTTCTGTAACAGCGCCATTGAGCTTTCCAAAAACTTCGCTCCATTCTTGGTAACCGTACTTCGCTTGGGTTAAATTAACTATCGAGTTGGCTTCGTTTTTATAAGTGTCCCAATCTTCACTTGCGGCTCCATCCTTCAATAAATCGCACCAATTGCATAATAGATGAACGCGGCAGCCCAGGAGGGAACTGAGGTCAAAACATCCTTTAAGTTTCAGCAAGCCTTCTACTGAATCATAGAATTCTTCTTCTCCTGAGGATTCCTCTTCTGAGGGTTCTTCTTCTGAGGGGTTGAAATAGTCAATCACTCGCTCGATTTGTTGTTCATTCCAGCCTGTCAGTTCGGCTAGCCCTGGGATATCAGGGTTTTCCAAATAGTCAATTAGGCCATTATCCGGTTCATCGAAGCTGCCCACTAATTGCCGCTTAAATCGGTAGAGGGTCTGGACTTCTTGAACTTTTAGTTTCGTGAGGGATTCGATATTGTAGGCTGAGGGATGATTGGTAATGCTCGTGAGTTCTGGATCGGTGAGGGGCAGCTTGAAAACCAGCAAGTACATTTGCGAGATGTATTTCAAACACTCGACAATATTATTCCATTCATTGCCTCCTATTTCGACTTCAGTTAACAGCAGTTTGAGATAATCGTCTGCTCCTACTGAGTCGGCCCCCAATTGTGCTAAGATAGAGAATAAACCAGGCTCAATGCCATAATGGCTGGCAATTGCTTCGTTCAATTCATTGCGTTGGTCGTCATTTAAATCCCCTTCTGGTAGTTGGACGTTTTTCCATAAATCCTTTATCAAAGATTCCAGATTCTTTTCTGGCAAAACGACTTTCACAGAAGCGGACTCAATTCCATTGAGAATGTAGTCGAGTTCGTAGACAGTGAAACCCGATAGTTTCAGCCATTGAGCTAAGTCACTGATATCGGTTATTTCTTCGATGTCCAGTTTCTCAAGAGATTGCAAGGATAGATTGAGAAACTTTAACAGCAATTTATACTCTTCTCCCTTTAACCCCAGTAAATTCAGCATTTGGGCATTCCGGAAAAGTCCTGACAAATTTGCCAGGTTTAAGGTAATGGTTTCCTCTGTCGGAAAGATTTCCCGAACCAGCACATTAAAATCCTTATCCTTCAATTTAAAGGCGGCTAGGAGCCGTTTTCGCAGCAGAGAATTGCGCTCGTCGGTGCCATCAATTGTCCAAGGTTCCTCTGGCGGAAATTCCTCTTGTCCTTGAAAAGTAAACCGGTTGTTAAAGATGCGATTAAATAAATCTTGAGGGCGTGGTTTGTCACCTTTCCCGATTGTCTTCATGTCGTGCCAAAAACTGCACAGCACGTCTAAGGGCAACTTGGTTTGGACTTCCAGTCGCTTAATTTGGGCAATTTTTTGAATGGCTGTTTCATCAATCTTTTTAGTTCCATCAGAGGAGATAGAAGCGAGAACCCAGTCCAAATCGGCAAAAGACCAATCCAGTTTTGCAGCCAGACGCAGGAAGCGATCGATGCGATCGAGTGCCCCCAAGGTAAGTTCTTCATCTTCCTCTGAATCGAGAACTTTAATTTTTATTTTGTCTTCATCGTTCAGGTAAATATATTTCTTTGTATCTTCATTTGTATCTTCATCTGATAACCCTTGATTGATGTAGAACTGATCAGCTACGCCTTTTTCAATTTCGCCTTCGTCTCCTGAGGAAAGATTTTGATAGAGTAAGTCATTTAATTCCTGCCAAGAGAGTTTTGTTTGTTTGAGGAAACTTTCTTTTCGATCCAATCCTCCTAAGTCAGATTCTGAAATTGTAACGCCGTAGCGATTGCTCAAACTTTCAGCATCAGCGTTTTCTGTGATTATCAAATTATAGTCTTCTGGAGAAAGCCCTAAATATTCTCGCGCCCAAGGGGTGCTGTCAGGTTCTTGAGGATGAAAGGTTTGGTAAATATCAGCAAGATTGGTCTCTAAATTGCTGATATAAATCCGCATTTGTT includes:
- a CDS encoding neuraminidase-like domain-containing protein; the encoded protein is MSNSNQNGNAIASFLGQNPNADLRTFNFFDKNAVNSISWGSLDNGQISDRLAHLKAYQRLLRLGVDAEEAMALSESDRKLDSALAIASLSESAFVEAANFSNPEKAKTVHRQAREKTAGLMVFLANTIQFSSPRQATALFDSAQSIRNSLGAIPSYPELFGSLDYLQCEPCQSIFSPSAYFVDLMRMVEEYIVETDDNLSLKGRRPDLENILLTCDNTNDTVPYTQIVSEVLEEKLKEELGEDDVFKHLATALYPRNLPFNLYLEQMRIYISNLETNLADIYQTFHPQEPDSTPWAREYLGLSPEDYNLIITENADAESLSNRYGVTISESDLGGLDRKESFLKQTKLSWQELNDLLYQNLSSGDEGEIEKGVADQFYINQGLSDEDTNEDTKKYIYLNDEDKIKIKVLDSEEDEELTLGALDRIDRFLRLAAKLDWSFADLDWVLASISSDGTKKIDETAIQKIAQIKRLEVQTKLPLDVLCSFWHDMKTIGKGDKPRPQDLFNRIFNNRFTFQGQEEFPPEEPWTIDGTDERNSLLRKRLLAAFKLKDKDFNVLVREIFPTEETITLNLANLSGLFRNAQMLNLLGLKGEEYKLLLKFLNLSLQSLEKLDIEEITDISDLAQWLKLSGFTVYELDYILNGIESASVKVVLPEKNLESLIKDLWKNVQLPEGDLNDDQRNELNEAIASHYGIEPGLFSILAQLGADSVGADDYLKLLLTEVEIGGNEWNNIVECLKYISQMYLLVFKLPLTDPELTSITNHPSAYNIESLTKLKVQEVQTLYRFKRQLVGSFDEPDNGLIDYLENPDIPGLAELTGWNEQQIERVIDYFNPSEEEPSEEESSGEEEFYDSVEGLLKLKGCFDLSSLLGCRVHLLCNWCDLLKDGAASEDWDTYKNEANSIVNLTQAKYGYQEWSEVFGKLNGAVTERQSQILSEFALWKLEMANLRQLSEYLLLDVEMTSCACNSRIQLAILSVQTYLQRCQMGIEPGVSEVTIPPVWWEWIMNYRLWEANRKVFLYPENYIDPSLRRDASPIFKELQDELLQSEITAATVEVAYRNYFDKLAELAKLQIVDSGRFFVQTPKSPEPIETLFILAKTLTQPQTFYYRTCERPSDNKPLWGHWQKIDLQINSDYLAPVYGFNRLFVFWVETKEIEKPQENDVSKTDKITQATIKYSFQDVGQKWVAPQDLVTDVDISEKVDDSSLGKDFWQQVYPIVVPEPSLQSGLITSVFGGLQSVLATEFNAKQDSFFEERKNNIKDSDSELKATMASDLLPDITNLIERYNGPKLSSARASLAATTVGNLVIFAGGRGNVQSTDVVDVFEYQNGTFLKKELNLTLSMVRSFLTATTVGNFAIFAGDDNSTIVSDTVDVFEYKDGTLVRKELNLKLSEGRNFLVATTVGNLAIFAGGNTRGMNLSDAVDVFEYQNGTLERKEHNLELSLARISLAATTVGNLAIFAGGIDGNVESDVVDVFEYKNGNLERKEHNLKLSVGRKFHAATTVGNLAIFAGGSGNDFDSDAVDVFEYQDGNLVKKEHNLKLSVARIFLAATTVGNLAIFAGGKSHGSYVDTVDVFEYQNGTLVKKEVNLKLSQGRQYLAATTVGNLAIFTGGYGDGSISSDAVDVFSIPSPSFSLLPSNPELPTNTTVTPIKNQSEAFTLHNRSEAFSALSEADQLSPIARLTTSAIRHFNHTLFAEGLDGLLSLESQRISEESNFPPEFNQNLNLDFDGAYGAYFWEIFFHIPFLIASTLNANQRYNEARKWYQYIFDPTTPPPQPPQPVSFWPLNQSGGNTIYDEVGEHNGTLQGEANWQTVTDFPGVASRNVLQFDGTDNYIKLVNATELGLTNNSFTVEAWVKTEERSDGGNPAILGIEEHGENLGLHLVIQETKAYMGFYGNDLRGKTSLEDGKWYRIVWRYTKNTQEQAIFINGRLDASKTANGDFQGEGQVLIGRWDLHEYKNFQGQMANVRIWERALSDREIADFSDQFWQFLPFRGNTLEDLEEILTNEAAIEAYKENPFDPHAIARLRIGAYEKAVVMRYIDNLLDWADSLFTQDTWESITQATTLYILAHDLLGPKPESVGQVRTPKPASFADIREKYPDGIPEFLIDLENYLDDNFLSKFGDNVPFNAIDAYFCVSENPDLAQYWERVEDRLFKIRHCQNIRGVERQLALFAPPIDPNQLVRLAAAGDGSLNLATTDTVPHYRFSHLLERAKAMTSTVMQLGSTLLSTLEKKDAEELAVLRATQEPILLQLITKTKEKQIEEAQANLTALQQSLTSAQGRGQHYQDLITAGWNPGEQATVTLMGDALIPQTAATAIRGAAIAGHLLPNTFGFAFGGMKFGEAINMGAATLDGIAGILTHSASIASTIAQFQRREEDWQFQEQMAQWDTEQIEAQIEVAKVRIELAQADLEVHQQSIAHSQEVEQFLKDKFTNKDLYQWMLGRLSGLYFQTYKIALEMAYSAQKAYQYELNQEDIYIEPIHWDGNKKGLLAGESLMLELNQLEKAYLDGDERRLEIDKIVSLRQLDPRAFLELKTTGECHFSFDETLFALDFPSHYCRQIKTIELSIPAVVGPYQNINATLTQEGDKVLIEPNPEAVKWLLNPGSGDPPEGKIRQNWRQNQQIAISKGVNDSGMFVLNFQDDRYLPFEGTGAISDWTLKMPKSSNRFDFESITDVIITLRYTALQGGSTISNTVAETLKNFTGQVVLNLKQQLLQSPNHNELSFVVSPNLFRGNLKNYSISASTEQSPSIYLQLHLSDSGNQVDPLPTLNLTIADNPPISLTLNQDENGIVSATPEEDNDKIDNIFTQPWLLSDPDESGFLSPENITNIGLLVAYEGKIDW